CCCCCCTCAGCCGCTTGCGCCTGGATGCCTCCCTCTATGAAACGGCCCCGGCGCGCCTGCCGGGCCAAGCGGGCCGCCAGCGGCTCAAGGGCAAACGGGTCCCCAAGCTCACCGAGCGGTTCACCGATGCGTTCGAGATCTGTCGAACCCCGTAGCCCGGTTACGCACCCGGGCAATACCGACCGCGCGTATTGCTCACACTTTTGCGAGCGACGTTACCGCCACTGGAAAATGCAGCTTACGGTCTACGCCGCAGCGGCCCGCAGACAACCCCCACGCGGGAGGGCACGCTCATACACGTCAACCGTGTAGTTGGTCAGCCGGATACGAACGAAAATGCCTTTACCCTCCGCCCTTATGGTCGCGTATCTTTTTCTTCCACGCATCCGCAAACTGCCACGTACTCAGGGGCGGCGTGACCTGCTCCCAGCGCGTCTCGGGAACGGCCTTCATGTTGTCCAACACCCGCGCGAGGCCCTTCGGAGCAACCTTGGCGGGGGCAAGCGTAGCGGCCTTGTAAGTCAAAATCAGGTGGTTCAGTTGCCCCTTCTGTCCCTCCCAGTTCACGTCGGCTTGGTACAACCGCACCAACTCATCGGCGAAGGGCTGCGCATTGATTCCCCTGAAATAGGCGTTCTTGAGGTCCGCGACGCTGATGAGATTCTGATTGATCCATCTCTCTATATACGGATACACATTTGTGTAACCGCCCTGGTGCCAGTCCTTGGTGACGTTGCGTGTGAGCCATTCCGTCGTGGCTTCGCGCACGATCTGCCGATGGTCCGCGTTGGTGTGATAGGCATCCCAGGTATATTGCTCGTAAGTGGGATCTGTGCACCAGTGGAGCAATTCATGGATCATGCTCTTGTGATGGACCTCCGGAGGAAACTCCATGCCGCGGTCCAAAGGTGGGTAATTGGCCGGTAACGCCAGCTCGCCGGGCGTAGTCCAGCTACTCGCCGTAAAGGCCTTTGGATTGGCGCAAGCCCCGCCCCCCAGTACCGCCACGCGGCCTTGGAACGCCTCGGGCGTTTTATGCCAAACGAAGCAGTACAGCGGTTCGACGGAATCGAGCTCGCTGTCAGTAAAAACCATTCTTAGTGCATTGCGGAATTCAGGAACCATGTCCGCGTCATACTCGTCGCGAATTTTGCCGGCCGCCCAGGCAAGCATCTTGATGGCAGGCCGATTAAGGTCGCGCTGCACCCGATTGAGTTGCCGGGTAATCAGGTTTTCCAGGCTCTGCGTCGATGCAGATCTGTACCCCTGTTTGATCTGGGAAATGCAGTTGTCCCGGCGACGCCCATCGTGGAAGAAAAATACCTCGATGAGCATGAGCGTTCGCAGCGCGTCACGCCATCGCTTGTCGTTCTGGTTGCCCGGCAGCTCGATCAGCGTGTTCAGTTCGCTGCCCGGATCGTGCTGCTCTTCGTCGCATTTCCTCTGAAATGCTCGAACGGCCTCCCCACGGCCTTGCTGGCTGAAAATTGCCTGGCCGTTCACGTAGTTTTTGCAGTTTTGGATGCGATTCTTGGGCATGGCACTCCCCTTGCGAACATTTATCCGCGATGAGTTCGACCTCAGCGCTTCGAGAAGGCGGGTTGTGAAGCGGTGATCCGGCCGTCGGAGTATTACCATAGCCAGTTCCCGACCATCAAACCAGACAGAACCGCTGGTTACGTCAGGAGCCCAAGCGCTGTCAATCGACCCAGGAGCTTGACGCAGGTCCAGGACGGCCGGAATCACCACACGCGAGGCCCGGACGACGTAGAAGACGTCGTAACGGGGGGTAACCGAACACCGGGAGTTTTCGAAACGGCCCTCGATGGCGACCGATTAACGGATCCCGCGCCACCAAGTCTGCGCAGCGATCCGATTCACGCAGGAACCGGTCCGCTGTCTCCTCTTGAAAATCCTTAAAAGCGCTCATAGGCGGCCCTGGATTATCGGCCTCGACGCCTGCAACGCGGATATGGAAAAAGCTTGATCGTCCCGCTCGCCGTTGATACTCATACGTGCGTCCCCCCCCGTGACGGCGGCCGCCAGTCTTTCCGCCTCGCTAACTCGCCAACCCCCCTTCATTCCACACGATCAGAATATGAAATCGATTGCCCAGCGGGCTGTAATTTTCCTGGGGCTTCTCATCGGGCTCAACGGCCTGGCTGCAGCCGCAGATACGTACGAGCCCGAGTGTTTCAAACCGTTCAGCCCGTCCACCAAAACGCTCAAATTTCCCGCTAAGAAGCCGCCCTACCGGATCGCGCTCGCCAACGGTTTTATCGGTAACACCTGGCGGATTGAGATGATCAAGGCATTGCAGGCGTACGCGGACTCGCCCGAAATGAAGCCGTTGATCAAGGAATTGCGCGTCGTGAGTACAGGAACCGACGTCGCTGCGCAGATCGGTGCGATCGATAATTTTATCAATTCGGGCTATGACGCGATCCTGATCAACGCGGTAAGCCCGACGGCGTTCAAGCCGGTCATCGAGCGCGCCAAGCGGGCCGGGGTCATCCTGGCCGCTTTCGACAACGTGATCGACAGCGACCAGATCTTTCTGGTGAACGAGGATATGATCGAGATGGGCAGGATGGCGGGTCGCTGGCTTGAGAAAGAAATGGGAACGAAGGGCAACGTGCTGGAAGTGCGCGGGGTGCCGGGCAATTCGGTTGACCAGGACCGGCACAAGGGATTCCACGAGATCCTGGGCAAATATCCGGACATCAAATTTGTCGAGGTAGTCGGCAACTGGGACGACGGCACCGCTCAGAAGGCGACGGCTGACGCGATCGCGGTCCACGGCCATTTTGACGGCGTTTACACGCAGGGGGGATCGACGGGGACCGTACGGGCGTTCATCGACGCCAAACAACCATTTATCCCCGTCGTTGGGGAGGGAGAGAATGGGTTCCGCAAGTTAGTCGCGGAGCACGCCAAAGACGGCCTGAAAGGCCTGTCCCTGAGCCAATCTCCGGCGCTCTCGGCCATTTCCCTCAAGGCGGCGGTCGCGGCTCTCCAGGGTAA
This genomic stretch from Verrucomicrobiota bacterium harbors:
- a CDS encoding ABC transporter substrate-binding protein produces the protein MKSIAQRAVIFLGLLIGLNGLAAAADTYEPECFKPFSPSTKTLKFPAKKPPYRIALANGFIGNTWRIEMIKALQAYADSPEMKPLIKELRVVSTGTDVAAQIGAIDNFINSGYDAILINAVSPTAFKPVIERAKRAGVILAAFDNVIDSDQIFLVNEDMIEMGRMAGRWLEKEMGTKGNVLEVRGVPGNSVDQDRHKGFHEILGKYPDIKFVEVVGNWDDGTAQKATADAIAVHGHFDGVYTQGGSTGTVRAFIDAKQPFIPVVGEGENGFRKLVAEHAKDGLKGLSLSQSPALSAISLKAAVAALQGNALPQFIAIPLPWADYTTLKAGENYFPDLSDDFFVATGFEPCGVKLDAAQLMNAAKTSQQ